AATTTTAAGAGACGGTATTCTTTTTTTGAGAAAATATTCAAACACGCCCCCTCCGGAACCAACTGAGTAGAAAGTCCTTATCCCCTCTTTTTCAATGAGAGTAGCAAGCGCCTCAACGCGTTCCGGGAGCTTGTCGTCCTGTCCGTCTTTCCGCAATGAAAGATCCTTAAGCCACGTTTCCCTATCTTTCGGTATTCGATATCGCGGATGTTTGTCCCGAAGTATTTGCCATCGTCTTACAGCGTCTTTTTCTCCATGTATATTCTCTAAATAAGGATCAGCAACTCCAAAAGAAACATAATGTTTGACCGTAACAGGGAACGGTAAGCTGTTTATATATTTGAGAATCTTAATCATGACTTTCGTCAATCATCAAGAATTATTCAGAGAGTTAAATGTATCAATCACATAAGCAATTCGGCGGACATCATTGACTGAAACATCATGATGAAGCGGCAAAACAAGATATTCGTTTTCCAACCTGTCCATATTGGGGAAAGATTTCTTCCCACCGAAAATCGTGTACTTGTCATTTCTATAGTGATAAACACCGCTTTCAATTCCATTCTCGGCAAGATATTTTTTTAATTCGTCTCTCTTTGTCGTAAACACTGTCGCAAACCAGATATGGGCGTCGATGCCATGTTTTCTATACTCTTCTATCAGCCCTTTACGGTGAGTAATGAGAGAATCAATAACTTTCAAATTCCCCAAAGCAATCGCGGCGTTCACGTCATTCATATGATATTTATATCCCGCCTCTACAAGGTCAGCATCTCCTTGTTTTTGTTTTAAATCACGGTCATACCCGAACCATCGCAGTCGGCGCGCTTTCTTGTCGAGTTCGACATCTTTGCATATTAAAATTCCGCCGTCCCCTGATGTAAGTATTTTAATCGCCTGCAAAGAGACGCAAGTAAAATCGGCTTTTCCCCAGTAATCGGACCCGACAGCTTGAGCGGCGTCCTCAATAAGGAGAATATTTTTTCTCTTTGCCAGTTCCACAAGTTCTTTTAATCCCCTGTTGTTTCCACCAAAATGCACGAAGACAATCACTTTTGTTTTTGGTGTTATTTTTTTCTCAACATCACTTACCGAAATATTGAGGTCGTTTTCAATATCAGCAAAAACGATTTTTGCTTTTCGGCGGACCAAAGGAATGTTTGTTGCGGTACACGTAAGAATCGGAGTGATAACTTCATCACCTTCGTTTATTCCAGC
This bacterium DNA region includes the following protein-coding sequences:
- a CDS encoding DegT/DnrJ/EryC1/StrS family aminotransferase, encoding MRKIKLFKPYVSWYAVWNAVKTLRSGQLAEGPRVKEFEKKFGEKFNTEHVCSLNSGTTALELAYELAGINEGDEVITPILTCTATNIPLVRRKAKIVFADIENDLNISVSDVEKKITPKTKVIVFVHFGGNNRGLKELVELAKRKNILLIEDAAQAVGSDYWGKADFTCVSLQAIKILTSGDGGILICKDVELDKKARRLRWFGYDRDLKQKQGDADLVEAGYKYHMNDVNAAIALGNLKVIDSLITHRKGLIEEYRKHGIDAHIWFATVFTTKRDELKKYLAENGIESGVYHYRNDKYTIFGGKKSFPNMDRLENEYLVLPLHHDVSVNDVRRIAYVIDTFNSLNNS